In Streptomyces longhuiensis, the following proteins share a genomic window:
- a CDS encoding aminotransferase class I/II-fold pyridoxal phosphate-dependent enzyme — MRGDDHGILEGHGPVRYGPPLPDDGLPVLPELAAAAATADPAVPEPPGGAPSLLDAACGYWLRRGLPTEPGSTAAAPGGVPLLLALTAAIGGDVLLPRPCPAWWEPQARLLGRSVFHVATPAECGGVPDPYALLETVRRVRAEGGDPRLLVLSVADDPTGTVPPPEILHEAVEAAVAEGLHIVSDETWRDTLHHDPDRATVLIGPAEMLPEHVTVVTDLTGAYLPPGLPAAVARLPATARGAVLRARVLDVLTALGAVLSVPAAAAAAYALGEPAEVTARLRATTAVHARVAAAVHRALLVSGGLARPPEAGRHLYADLDRLRPALAARGVGDAQDLEDRLSERLGMPTPGGHRFGDDLAALRVRLSTGPFLGSTPQERMTSLTTPEPLELPHVQRALSMLESALDDLRADVKGWESPR; from the coding sequence ATGCGGGGCGACGACCACGGGATCCTGGAGGGTCACGGGCCCGTCCGGTACGGGCCGCCGCTGCCGGACGACGGCCTTCCCGTCCTGCCCGAGCTGGCCGCCGCTGCCGCCACCGCGGACCCGGCCGTCCCGGAACCGCCCGGCGGCGCCCCCTCACTCCTCGACGCCGCCTGCGGCTACTGGCTGCGCCGCGGCCTTCCCACCGAGCCGGGCAGCACCGCGGCCGCGCCCGGCGGCGTACCCCTGCTCCTCGCGCTGACCGCCGCGATCGGCGGCGACGTGCTGCTGCCCCGGCCCTGCCCGGCCTGGTGGGAGCCCCAGGCGCGGCTGCTGGGCCGGTCGGTCTTCCACGTGGCGACGCCCGCCGAGTGCGGCGGCGTCCCCGATCCGTACGCCCTCCTCGAAACCGTGCGCCGGGTCCGCGCCGAGGGCGGCGACCCGCGGCTCCTCGTCCTGTCCGTCGCCGACGACCCCACCGGGACGGTGCCGCCGCCCGAGATCCTGCACGAGGCCGTCGAGGCCGCCGTGGCCGAGGGCCTGCACATCGTCAGCGACGAGACCTGGCGCGACACCCTGCACCACGACCCGGACCGCGCCACCGTCCTGATCGGCCCCGCCGAGATGCTGCCCGAGCACGTCACCGTCGTCACCGACCTCACCGGCGCCTACCTGCCGCCCGGACTGCCCGCGGCCGTCGCCCGCCTCCCCGCCACGGCGCGCGGGGCCGTCCTGCGCGCCCGCGTCCTGGACGTCCTCACGGCGCTCGGCGCGGTCCTCTCCGTCCCCGCCGCGGCGGCCGCCGCGTACGCGCTCGGCGAACCCGCCGAAGTCACCGCGCGCCTGCGCGCCACGACCGCCGTCCACGCGCGCGTGGCCGCCGCCGTGCACCGCGCGTTGCTCGTCTCCGGCGGACTCGCCCGGCCGCCCGAGGCCGGCCGTCACCTGTACGCGGACCTGGACCGGCTGCGCCCCGCACTCGCCGCCCGCGGCGTCGGCGACGCCCAGGACCTGGAGGACCGTCTCTCCGAGCGGCTCGGCATGCCCACCCCCGGCGGCCACCGCTTCGGCGACGACCTCGCCGCACTGCGCGTACGCCTGTCCACCGGCCCCTTCCTCGGCTCAACCCCGCAGGAGCGCATGACGTCTCTCACCACACCGGAACCTCTGGAATTGCCGCACGTACAGCGCGCGTTGAGCATGTTGGAGTCGGCACTCGACGATCTCAGGGCCGACGTCAAGGGATGGGAGAGTCCTCGATGA
- a CDS encoding ATP-binding cassette domain-containing protein, with the protein MGHLEAAHLEYYLPDGRALLGDVSFRVGEGSVVALVGPNGAGKTTLLKLISGELKPHGGTVTVGGGLGVMSQFVGSVRDETTVRDLLVSVATPRLREVAKAVDEAEHLIMTVDDEAAQLQYAQALSDWAEVRGYEAETVWDMCTTAALGIPYETAQFREVRTLSGGEQKRLVLEALLRGTDEVLLLDEPDNYLDVPGKRWLEEKLRETRKTVLFVSHDRELLARSAEKIVSVEPGPAGADAWVHGAGFATYHEARRERFARFEELRRRWDEKHAQLKKLVLNLRQAAAVSHEMASRYAAAQTRLRKFEEAGPPPEPPREQDITMRLHGGRTGVRAITCKGLELTGLMQPFDLEVFYGERVAVLGSNGSGKSHFLRLLAGNPDDEVAHTGEWKLGARVVPGHFAQTHAHPELQGRTLLDILWLDHAKDRGAAMGRLRRYELTAQAEQKFERLSGGQQARFQILLLELAGVTALLLDEPTDNLDLESAEALQEGLEAFDGTVLAVTHDRWFARSFDRYLVFGSDGRLRESDEPVWDERRVERARG; encoded by the coding sequence ATGGGACATCTGGAAGCCGCGCACCTCGAGTACTACTTGCCGGACGGGCGGGCGCTGCTCGGTGATGTCTCCTTCCGGGTCGGGGAGGGCTCCGTCGTCGCCCTCGTCGGGCCGAACGGCGCGGGAAAGACGACGCTCCTCAAGCTGATCTCCGGCGAGCTGAAGCCGCACGGCGGCACCGTCACCGTCGGCGGCGGGCTCGGCGTGATGTCGCAGTTCGTCGGCTCGGTGCGCGACGAGACGACCGTGCGCGACCTGCTCGTGTCGGTCGCGACCCCGCGGCTCAGGGAGGTGGCGAAGGCCGTCGACGAGGCCGAGCACCTGATCATGACCGTCGACGACGAGGCGGCGCAGCTCCAATACGCGCAGGCCCTGTCCGACTGGGCCGAGGTACGCGGCTACGAGGCCGAGACGGTCTGGGACATGTGCACCACGGCCGCCCTCGGCATCCCGTACGAGACGGCGCAGTTCCGCGAGGTCCGCACCCTCTCCGGCGGCGAGCAGAAACGACTCGTCCTCGAAGCGCTGCTGCGCGGCACCGACGAGGTCCTCCTCCTCGACGAGCCGGACAACTATCTCGACGTGCCCGGCAAGCGCTGGCTGGAGGAGAAGCTGCGCGAGACCCGTAAGACGGTCCTGTTCGTCTCCCACGACCGGGAGCTCCTCGCCCGCTCCGCCGAGAAGATCGTCAGCGTCGAGCCGGGACCCGCCGGCGCCGACGCCTGGGTCCACGGTGCCGGCTTCGCGACGTACCACGAGGCGCGGCGCGAGCGGTTCGCGCGCTTCGAGGAGCTGCGCAGGCGCTGGGACGAGAAGCACGCCCAGCTGAAGAAGCTCGTCCTCAACCTGCGGCAGGCGGCCGCCGTCAGCCACGAGATGGCGTCCCGCTACGCGGCGGCGCAGACCCGCCTGCGCAAGTTCGAGGAGGCGGGACCCCCGCCCGAGCCGCCGCGCGAGCAGGACATCACCATGCGCCTGCACGGCGGCCGCACCGGGGTGCGGGCCATCACCTGCAAGGGCCTGGAGCTGACCGGCCTGATGCAACCCTTCGACCTGGAGGTCTTCTACGGCGAGCGGGTCGCCGTCCTCGGCTCGAACGGCTCCGGCAAGTCGCACTTCTTGCGGCTGCTCGCCGGGAACCCCGACGACGAGGTCGCGCACACGGGGGAGTGGAAGCTCGGCGCGCGCGTCGTGCCCGGTCACTTCGCGCAGACCCACGCCCACCCCGAGCTCCAGGGCCGCACCCTGCTCGACATCCTCTGGCTCGACCACGCCAAGGACCGTGGCGCTGCGATGGGGAGGTTGCGGCGCTACGAGCTGACGGCCCAGGCCGAGCAGAAGTTCGAGCGTCTGTCGGGCGGCCAGCAGGCCCGCTTCCAGATCCTGCTGCTCGAACTGGCCGGAGTGACGGCGCTCCTCCTCGACGAGCCGACGGACAACCTCGACCTGGAGTCCGCCGAGGCGCTCCAGGAGGGCCTGGAGGCGTTCGACGGCACGGTCCTCGCCGTCACGCACGACCGCTGGTTCGCCCGCTCCTTCGACCGCTACCTCGTCTTCGGCAGCGACGGCCGCCTGCGGGAGTCCGACGAACCCGTCTGGGACGAGCGCAGGGTGGAGCGGGCGCGCGGGTAA
- a CDS encoding MBL fold metallo-hydrolase, whose amino-acid sequence MTQQSESTAQRADAPASFVPLAEPKPLGGGRTWPKSFADRLTAPLPGLRAFARFAREGALRPPPEALTKIAALPFEPGPLPDVDARTVAVSWAGHASWVLRIGGLTVLTDPVWSRKILGTPARVTPPGVAWSALPRVDAVVISHNHYDHLDAPTLKRLPRDTPVFVPAGLGRWFTRRRFTRVTELDWWEAAELDGVRFDFVPAHHWSKRSLVDTCRTLWGGWVLTDLEGQRVYFAGDTGFGHWFSEIGSRYPGIDLALLPIGAYEPRWWLRDVHCDPEEAVRAAQDVGARRMAPMHWATFLLSAEPVLEPLTRVRAAWQKAGLARKDLWDLPVGASRVLSV is encoded by the coding sequence ATGACGCAGCAGTCCGAGTCGACGGCACAGCGAGCTGATGCCCCCGCGTCCTTCGTACCCCTCGCCGAGCCGAAGCCGCTCGGCGGGGGACGCACCTGGCCCAAGTCGTTCGCCGACCGCCTGACGGCGCCACTGCCCGGACTGCGCGCCTTCGCCCGGTTCGCCAGGGAGGGCGCGCTGCGGCCGCCCCCCGAGGCCCTGACCAAGATCGCCGCCCTGCCGTTCGAGCCGGGCCCGCTGCCGGACGTGGACGCCCGTACCGTCGCCGTCAGCTGGGCGGGACACGCCAGTTGGGTGCTGCGCATAGGCGGCCTCACCGTGCTCACCGACCCCGTCTGGTCCCGCAAGATCCTCGGCACCCCGGCCCGCGTCACACCCCCGGGCGTAGCCTGGAGCGCCCTGCCGCGCGTCGACGCCGTCGTCATCAGCCACAACCACTACGACCACCTGGACGCCCCCACCCTCAAAAGGCTCCCGAGGGACACCCCCGTGTTCGTGCCCGCCGGACTCGGCCGGTGGTTCACGCGCCGCCGCTTCACCCGCGTCACGGAGCTCGACTGGTGGGAGGCGGCCGAACTGGACGGCGTGCGCTTCGACTTCGTCCCGGCCCACCACTGGTCCAAGCGCAGCCTCGTCGACACCTGCCGCACCCTGTGGGGCGGTTGGGTCCTCACCGACCTGGAGGGACAGCGGGTCTACTTCGCGGGGGACACCGGATTCGGGCACTGGTTCTCGGAGATCGGCAGCCGCTACCCCGGCATCGACCTGGCGCTCCTGCCCATCGGCGCGTACGAGCCGCGCTGGTGGCTGCGGGACGTCCACTGCGACCCGGAGGAAGCGGTCAGGGCGGCGCAGGACGTGGGAGCGCGCCGGATGGCGCCCATGCACTGGGCGACGTTCCTGCTCTCGGCCGAGCCGGTCCTCGAACCCCTCACGCGCGTACGGGCCGCATGGCA